A stretch of the Filimonas lacunae genome encodes the following:
- a CDS encoding TonB-dependent receptor plug domain-containing protein, whose protein sequence is MQMMFSRIALPVAAGMLSVLCANAQEPASNLDPVTITATVNPLASSKTGRNLYVIKGEDIAKMPVHSLDELLRYLPGFEVQARGPMGAQSDLVIRGGTFQQVLVVVDGLRVNDPNTGHFSSYIPVSPSDIERIEVLKGASSAIYGSDAVGGVVHIITKTFSHTGVPSQNYNASVTGGAYGLFNANASGYYSNDKLSVSLGGQTNNADGQPQRGIDGYFHLHTISAAASYKLSNHWKLAYRLSYDSRKFAAQNFYTTAVGDTANEKVSTWWHQLSLSYRNNHNSFSLQGGYKNVNDHYQYTPHAVANDNRSKLWQSLAIYAHEFSNNISLISGAQFQQKSIASNDRGNHTVNQAAGFVSMTAAVNQHITLSPAVRLDWNEAAGYELVPQINASYKQGRFQLRGSAGKTIRNADFTELYNNYNKTLVSSGQRVGNPDLKAERSFSYEAGADYFGKNLRISSTLFQRRHSNLIDWTTTAYADMPRQSNLSPTSSYALATNIAKMVTSGVETDIQWTKTYHEKHTISATAGAIWLDSDTKEGKSSFYLSSHAKFLVNGMLRYSNPLFAISFNGLYKTRDPQSAANILGQVTKEYFVASLKAEVFVIKNKLGVYGEADNLFNKTYADLTGAQMPGRWLMGGIRFNY, encoded by the coding sequence ATGCAAATGATGTTTTCGAGAATAGCTTTGCCTGTTGCAGCCGGAATGCTAAGTGTGCTTTGTGCAAATGCCCAGGAGCCTGCAAGTAATCTGGACCCCGTTACAATCACCGCCACGGTAAACCCGCTGGCCAGTTCTAAAACCGGGCGTAATTTATATGTAATTAAAGGAGAAGATATAGCCAAAATGCCTGTGCATTCGCTGGACGAATTGCTGCGTTATTTACCAGGCTTTGAAGTGCAGGCCCGTGGCCCCATGGGTGCACAGAGCGACCTGGTGATTCGTGGTGGTACTTTTCAGCAGGTGCTGGTGGTGGTAGACGGGCTAAGGGTAAACGACCCTAACACCGGTCACTTTAGCAGCTATATTCCGGTTTCGCCTTCTGATATTGAACGTATTGAGGTACTGAAAGGCGCTTCTTCGGCTATTTACGGTTCGGATGCCGTGGGTGGTGTGGTACATATTATTACCAAAACCTTTTCTCACACTGGTGTGCCTTCGCAAAACTACAATGCCAGCGTAACAGGTGGAGCTTATGGCCTGTTTAACGCCAATGCTTCGGGCTATTACAGCAATGATAAATTATCGGTAAGCCTGGGTGGCCAAACCAACAATGCCGATGGACAACCACAAAGAGGCATTGACGGTTATTTTCACCTGCATACGATATCGGCTGCTGCCAGCTATAAACTCAGCAACCACTGGAAACTCGCCTACCGCCTTAGTTACGACAGCCGCAAGTTTGCCGCTCAAAACTTTTACACCACTGCCGTGGGCGATACCGCCAACGAAAAGGTAAGCACCTGGTGGCACCAGCTGAGCCTGAGCTACCGTAACAACCACAACAGCTTTAGCCTGCAGGGTGGCTATAAAAATGTAAACGATCATTACCAATATACGCCACATGCCGTGGCTAATGATAACCGCAGCAAGCTGTGGCAATCGCTGGCTATATATGCACACGAGTTCAGCAACAATATCAGTCTGATAAGCGGTGCGCAGTTTCAGCAAAAAAGCATTGCCAGCAACGACAGGGGTAACCATACCGTTAACCAGGCTGCTGGCTTTGTGTCTATGACAGCGGCAGTGAACCAGCACATTACCCTTAGTCCGGCAGTGCGTTTAGACTGGAACGAAGCGGCCGGCTACGAACTGGTGCCACAGATTAACGCATCTTACAAACAAGGTCGCTTTCAGTTAAGAGGTAGCGCCGGCAAAACCATTCGCAATGCCGATTTTACCGAACTGTATAACAACTATAACAAAACCCTGGTAAGCAGCGGGCAAAGAGTGGGCAACCCTGATTTGAAAGCAGAACGCTCGTTCAGCTACGAAGCAGGCGCCGATTACTTTGGCAAAAACCTGCGCATCTCTTCTACCCTGTTTCAGCGCAGGCACAGCAACCTGATTGACTGGACCACCACTGCCTATGCCGATATGCCGCGCCAAAGCAATTTGTCGCCAACCAGCTCTTATGCACTGGCTACCAATATTGCCAAAATGGTGACCAGCGGTGTAGAAACCGATATTCAATGGACTAAAACCTACCACGAAAAGCACACAATTTCGGCTACCGCAGGCGCTATCTGGCTGGATTCAGATACCAAAGAGGGCAAATCTTCTTTTTATCTATCTTCGCATGCGAAGTTCTTAGTCAACGGCATGCTGCGTTACAGCAACCCGTTATTTGCGATAAGTTTCAACGGTTTGTATAAAACCCGTGATCCGCAATCGGCTGCTAATATTTTAGGACAGGTGACCAAAGAATACTTTGTAGCCAGCCTGAAGGCAGAAGTGTTTGTGATTAAAAATAAGCTGGGTGTGTATGGCGAAGCAGATAACCTGTTTAACAAAACATACGCCGACCTTACCGGAGCTCAAATGCCAGGCCGCTGGTTAATGGGTGGTATCCGGTTTAACTATTAG
- a CDS encoding DUF4249 domain-containing protein: protein MIARFMLWALPAWSLIAISCKKTVDVNIDDSPSLYVIEGKLNNSGGCSVLISLTQNYKDSSAFKGVDSAVVTITPEGGAPFKLKEMAKGQYLTYYKGIPGKTYQLQVNVGGQQFTASSTMPQVVELNEVNVTYEKISGDSRYVANATYSDPAAQANYYNFIQTVNRKRAGAVFINEDHLTNGSKVTFPLLYEGNLADSYSSDIRKGDTVQVEMQCIDPVVYKYWYSLKAGASGESIMATPANPVTNITGGALGYFSAYTSQSKKVIVK from the coding sequence ATGATAGCCAGATTTATGCTGTGGGCACTGCCCGCCTGGTCGCTTATTGCCATCAGTTGCAAAAAAACAGTAGACGTAAATATTGACGATAGCCCATCCCTGTATGTAATTGAAGGTAAATTGAATAATAGCGGAGGTTGCTCTGTTTTAATTTCCCTGACTCAGAATTATAAAGACTCCAGCGCATTTAAAGGGGTAGATAGTGCAGTAGTAACTATTACGCCGGAAGGAGGCGCACCGTTTAAACTAAAGGAAATGGCTAAGGGCCAGTACTTAACCTACTATAAAGGTATACCTGGTAAAACATATCAGTTACAGGTAAACGTAGGCGGCCAGCAATTTACAGCTTCCAGCACGATGCCACAGGTGGTAGAGCTGAATGAGGTAAACGTTACTTACGAAAAAATATCCGGCGATAGCCGCTATGTAGCCAATGCTACTTATTCCGATCCTGCGGCACAAGCCAACTACTACAATTTTATACAAACCGTAAACCGCAAAAGGGCAGGGGCTGTATTTATTAATGAAGACCATTTAACCAACGGTTCCAAGGTAACTTTCCCGCTTTTATATGAAGGTAACCTGGCCGACAGTTATTCCAGCGATATTAGAAAAGGCGATACGGTACAGGTAGAAATGCAGTGTATTGATCCGGTAGTATATAAATATTGGTACAGTTTAAAAGCCGGTGCCAGCGGAGAAAGTATTATGGCTACCCCTGCCAACCCCGTTACTAATATTACAGGTGGCGCTTTAGGTTATTTTAGCGCATATACTTCCCAGTCAAAAAAGGTGATTGTAAAATAG
- a CDS encoding TonB-dependent receptor plug domain-containing protein, which produces MKAYIMALACLFAMPVLAQKKYMINSFMIADKVIAMPAITDIDGIPTPPNDLKQVTVKSTKNNHLLQSQTGLEKFLLKDTKQLPTMLGERDILKTIQLLPGVKSAGDGNSGFYVRGGGADQNLVLLDDAPVYNPAHFLGFFSTFNADAIKEVSLYKGAMPAQYGGRLSSVLDVSMNEGDKEQWKVSGGAGLIATRLSVEGPLQKEKSSFLISGRRTYADMYLKLSHDSDIRKNRMNFYDLNGKFSWSLGKKDKLSISGYTGHDVLNLSGLFGLNWGNKVGAVHWNHTFNDRVSVNTAATYSNYDYTAAVTQANYNVSMYSSMKDVSGKTEVIYAANANYKMHIGTSATYHHMVPGNAQNAQKGSVNNVQQPTRNSLENALYVQNEWQASDKLLLSYGTRVTAFSVLGTGDFYRVDGNGVVTDTLRYSPGQRVATYINLEPRVSASFQLTQTAAVKASYTRNVQNLHLIANTTSASPTDRWVASTNIIKPEIADQFSVGYYKNLADNQYQVTVETYYKNMQNQIDYRNGADVFDNQALESKLLYGKGRAYGIETLIKKRKGKLTGWVAYTLSKTERKIDGINNNQWYNARQDRTHELAIVAAYQLSNRFSVAANWVFYTGNAVTFPAGKYIINNQVVYYYTNRNSYRMPDYHRLDVNATVSLFKKKKFSSDLSVGIYNAYGRENAFSVFFRQSKTQPGQTEAVQVALFKFVPSLSYDFKF; this is translated from the coding sequence ATGAAAGCGTATATAATGGCCCTGGCCTGTCTCTTTGCCATGCCTGTTCTGGCCCAGAAAAAATACATGATAAACAGCTTTATGATAGCAGATAAAGTTATTGCAATGCCTGCTATCACTGACATAGATGGAATTCCTACTCCTCCCAACGACTTAAAACAGGTTACTGTAAAATCTACTAAAAACAATCATTTATTACAATCACAAACAGGCCTTGAAAAGTTTTTATTAAAAGATACCAAACAGCTGCCTACTATGCTGGGCGAGCGCGATATATTAAAAACCATACAGCTGCTGCCTGGTGTAAAATCGGCAGGTGATGGCAACAGTGGCTTTTATGTAAGAGGGGGCGGGGCCGATCAAAACCTGGTGTTACTGGACGATGCTCCTGTTTATAACCCTGCACACTTCCTGGGTTTCTTCTCTACTTTTAATGCCGATGCTATTAAAGAAGTATCCTTATACAAAGGCGCTATGCCTGCTCAGTATGGTGGCCGCTTATCTTCTGTGCTGGATGTGAGCATGAATGAAGGGGATAAAGAACAATGGAAAGTAAGTGGCGGCGCAGGCCTTATTGCTACCCGTTTAAGTGTGGAAGGGCCTTTACAAAAAGAGAAGTCTTCCTTTTTAATATCTGGTCGCCGCACCTATGCCGATATGTATTTAAAGCTGTCTCACGATTCTGATATCAGGAAAAACAGGATGAACTTTTACGATCTGAATGGCAAGTTCAGCTGGTCGTTAGGTAAAAAAGATAAATTGAGTATATCAGGCTATACCGGTCACGATGTATTAAACCTGTCTGGTTTGTTTGGTTTAAACTGGGGTAATAAAGTGGGGGCAGTACACTGGAACCACACTTTTAACGACCGCGTATCAGTAAACACCGCTGCAACCTATAGCAACTACGATTATACTGCTGCTGTTACACAGGCCAATTATAATGTAAGCATGTACTCCTCTATGAAAGATGTTTCTGGTAAAACCGAAGTGATATATGCGGCCAATGCCAATTATAAAATGCACATAGGGACCAGTGCTACTTATCACCACATGGTGCCGGGCAATGCACAAAATGCCCAAAAGGGTAGCGTAAACAACGTGCAGCAGCCCACCCGCAATTCGCTGGAAAATGCGTTGTATGTTCAAAACGAATGGCAGGCTTCCGATAAGTTGCTGTTAAGCTATGGCACCCGTGTTACTGCTTTCAGCGTGTTAGGCACCGGCGATTTTTACAGGGTGGATGGAAATGGGGTAGTAACCGATACTTTACGCTACAGCCCCGGCCAGCGTGTGGCTACTTATATTAACCTGGAACCACGTGTATCGGCCAGCTTTCAGTTAACACAAACAGCAGCGGTAAAAGCATCTTACACACGTAACGTGCAAAACCTGCACCTGATAGCCAATACCACTTCTGCATCACCTACCGACAGGTGGGTGGCCAGCACCAACATTATTAAACCAGAGATTGCCGATCAGTTCAGTGTAGGCTACTATAAAAACCTGGCAGATAACCAATACCAGGTAACTGTAGAAACCTATTATAAGAACATGCAAAACCAGATTGATTACCGCAATGGCGCTGATGTGTTTGATAACCAGGCGCTGGAATCAAAATTGTTATATGGCAAAGGCCGCGCATATGGTATTGAAACGCTGATAAAGAAAAGAAAGGGTAAGTTAACCGGATGGGTGGCGTATACCTTATCAAAAACCGAACGTAAAATCGATGGTATTAATAACAACCAATGGTACAATGCCAGGCAAGACAGAACGCACGAACTGGCTATTGTTGCCGCCTACCAGCTTAGCAACCGTTTTTCTGTAGCCGCCAACTGGGTATTCTATACAGGTAATGCCGTTACTTTTCCCGCAGGCAAGTATATCATTAACAACCAAGTGGTGTATTACTATACCAACCGCAACAGTTATCGCATGCCCGACTATCACCGGTTAGATGTGAATGCTACGGTGTCCTTGTTTAAGAAAAAGAAGTTTTCGTCCGATCTGTCTGTGGGTATTTACAATGCTTACGGACGCGAAAATGCTTTTTCTGTCTTTTTCCGCCAATCCAAAACGCAGCCCGGCCAAACAGAAGCGGTGCAGGTTGCCTTATTCAAATTTGTTCCATCCCTGTCGTACGACTTTAAATTCTAA